In Pirellulales bacterium, the genomic stretch GCCTCAGCCAGCGGAGCACGGCGATGGTCTCTAATGTTTAGTCAAAAACCACGCGCCGCATTTTCCGCACGTTTGGGTCGTATTCGCGCTGCCGCCAGATGCGATATTTACCGCGCGTGAGCACGATGGTGTCGTGCTCGTCGTGGATTACCATCGCCTCGTCTGTCAGCACGCTGAGATAAAGCTGGCCCTGATGCGCGAAAAGATCGGCCGAACAACACGAATCATCGACTCGGTGGCGATGACCCGTTGCTTCGCCTTCGGCCAGCACAAGGTCGGGCTGTTTGGCGGCACCGGGCGGAATGGATGGAACGCTCTCGATGAAGATGTCGCCTTGTCGATACAACATGGCAGCCTCCCAAGAATGAAGGGATGACAATATGAAGGGACGCCATCCCCTCAATGTATCGCAGCCCTGGGCCAGTGCCAAAGATATGTTAGCGAACGAACGGACCTGCTCCGCTACGTCAGAATCGGCCGCAGCACCGTCCCGGCTACGTCGGTCAGGCGGAAGTCGCGGCCGGCGTAGCGGTAGGTCAGCCGTGTGTGGTCCAGGCCCAACAGGTGCAGGATCGTGGCGTGGTAATCGTGAACGTGGACCGGGTCGGCGACGATCTTGCCACCATACTCGTCGGTGGCGCCATAGGTCATGCCGCCGCGCACTCCGGCGCCTGCCAGGAAACAGCTGAACGCTTCGGCGTGATGATTGCGCCCCTTCTCTTCCGGCTTGGCGGCCCAGGGCGTACGGCCGAACTCGGTGCAGCCGACGATCAGTGTCGACTCCAACAGACCGCGACGTTTCAAATCGCCGATCAGCGCGGCCAGGGCCCGGTCAACGCGCTGCGCCTTGCCACGATGCTGCTGCATATCGCCGTGGGCGTCCCAGTTGTCGTGCGAGCCGGTATCGATCAGCTCTACCACGCGTACGCCGCGCTCGACCAGTCGCCGTGCGGCCAGGCATTGCCAGGCGAACGATTTGCGATCCCCATCGGCAACACCGTACTCGGCCAAGGTCGCCGCGCTTTCGCGGACCACGTCGAACGCTTCGGGAGCTTCACGCATCATGCCGCGGGCCACGTCGAAGCTGCTGGAGCGGGCCATCAGATTCGCATCCTCGGCCCGCGCGGTCGAGTGCCGATCGTTGACATCGCGCAACATCAATTGCTCGAGCTCGGCCAGCCGCAGGCTGCGGGCCGTCGAGCGCAGATCGGGAATTGGATCGTCGCCGGGCGTGATCCGCACACCTTGATAATGCGGCGGCAAGAAGCTGTTGTCCCAGACTTGCGCACCGGCATACGGCAGATGTTCGGCCAGCACCATGTACGAGGGCATGTTCGCGTTGTGCGTTCCCAACGCATAGCTGACCCACGCCCCCAGGCTGGGCATCGGCACCGTGGCCGAGCCGGTGTGCATGGCCAGAGTCGCCTGAAAGTGCTCAACGATATCGGTATGCAGCGACCGCAGCACGCACAGCTCGTCGGCCACCCCGGCCAGGTTCGGAAACAACTCGCTGAGCATCAGGCCCGACCGACCGGCCGGCTGAAACTTGAACGGCGAGCCGAGCAAGAACCCACCGTTGTAAGGCTTACCATGATCGTCCGTGAGCCGCGACTTGGGATCGAACGTATCGACCTGGGAATAGCCGCCGGTCAGAAAGACAACGATCAGCCGTTCGGCCTTGGGGGGGAAATGACCTTGCCGCGGCGCAAGCGGATGCCCCGCGCCAAGCTGCGCCGCCAGAGCCAACCGCGCATGCAATCCGACACCGCCGCCCGCGGCCAAGGCGCCGGCCGAGGCACGGGCAAGAAAGGCTCGTCGATCAATTGCGTGCGGTTGTCTACTTGGGCTGTGCATATCCGTGTTGGCTCGGTTTAAAAACAAGTCGCAGTCACAGATACCCAAATGCTTTCAATGGGCACTGTGTCATCGGCGGATGCATGACGCGTTCAATCCACATACAAAAACTCGTTCGCGGACAGCAGCACTCTGGCGTAGCTCGTCCAGGTGGCGAGTTCGATTTCGTCGGACGTGCAGCCGGTGTTAGTCAGTTCCTGTCGTACGGCCTCGAGATATGCCAGCGCTCGCTCTGTTTCAGCGATTTCAGCCGTGCGCGCCCAGGCCCACTGTGTGGCCGTTTGCACGCGTACCTGCGGGTCCGAACTGGCGACCATAATTCGCGTGGCGAATCCGCGAGCCTGATCCGCCAGCAGCGGGTTGTTGAGGAAGAACAGCGCCTGCAAGGGCACCGTGGCCTCGGTCCGCGCACCGGTCGAGTAATTCGTGTCGGGCCCGTCGAACAGCATCAGATACGGATGCCGCTGCAGACGTTGCGTCATCAGATAGACGCTCCGTTTGTTCGAGGGAATGATGGTTTTGAACGGGCTATGTTGCGTCCAGTGCCACTCGTTCAAGGGCGGAAAAGGATGCGCCGCGGGCGGATCCAATTCCAGCGTACCGGCAATCGACAGCAGCGCGTCGCGCAGCGCTTCGGCGTCCAGTCGCCGACGATCGTGACGCCAATACAATCGGTTCTCCGGATCGATCGATAGCGCGGCCGGATTGGCTGTGGACGACATCTGATACGTGCGCGAAGACAGGATGGCGCGGTGCAGTGACTTGATCGACCAGCCACTGGCGACGAACTCGTGAGCCAGCCAATCGAGCAGCGCCGGATGGGTGGGCGCGGCGCCGCGGGTGCCGAAGTTCGAAGGCGTGGCCACGATCCCTTTACCAAAATGTTGCTGCCAGATGCGATTGACCATCACGCGGGCCAGCAGCGGATTCCGTGGGCCAACGAGCCAGTTGGCCAGTTGCTCGCGGCCGCTCGCGCCGGCGGGAATCGCCAAATCCTCTTCGCCGCGGAGGAATCGTGGCGCGTTGCGCGGCACCACCGAGCCCGGTTCGCCTGGCTCGCCATGATGTTGCAGTGGCACGTCGTGCGGTTC encodes the following:
- a CDS encoding DUF1501 domain-containing protein, yielding MHSPSRQPHAIDRRAFLARASAGALAAGGGVGLHARLALAAQLGAGHPLAPRQGHFPPKAERLIVVFLTGGYSQVDTFDPKSRLTDDHGKPYNGGFLLGSPFKFQPAGRSGLMLSELFPNLAGVADELCVLRSLHTDIVEHFQATLAMHTGSATVPMPSLGAWVSYALGTHNANMPSYMVLAEHLPYAGAQVWDNSFLPPHYQGVRITPGDDPIPDLRSTARSLRLAELEQLMLRDVNDRHSTARAEDANLMARSSSFDVARGMMREAPEAFDVVRESAATLAEYGVADGDRKSFAWQCLAARRLVERGVRVVELIDTGSHDNWDAHGDMQQHRGKAQRVDRALAALIGDLKRRGLLESTLIVGCTEFGRTPWAAKPEEKGRNHHAEAFSCFLAGAGVRGGMTYGATDEYGGKIVADPVHVHDYHATILHLLGLDHTRLTYRYAGRDFRLTDVAGTVLRPILT